Below is a window of Synechococcus sp. RSCCF101 DNA.
GGAAGCGAGAAGCAGTTCCGGTGCATGCTGTCCCCAGGACGGTCCGGGTGGCTGAGCTTCAACAACAGCTCGGTCTTCCTCGTAGGTCGTCACCGTGTTGCGAATGGAGTTGCCATCGGCCCAGGACTGGGGAAGGAAGTTGCGAAGACCGATCCATTTCGTGCGGGTGAATCCCTCACTCTCAGGAATATTACTTGCGAAATAGATGTATTGGAATCCTCGCCAGTTAAAATCCAGATGAATGCGGTTGACTGCCGGCAGATAACTGGTCAAGGTTGAACTGGAGAAGGGTCGGTCCTTGCGCAGAATGTATTTGAGCAGACCCATACGCTGCGGTGGCTTGACCTGCTGATGAGTCCAGACCCGGTCAGACTCCTCATGGATGGTCAGAGGCCCGACCGCAGCATCATTGCGGTTCGGAAAGAACGGCTTGTGCACGAACGGGGCATGGGATGTATCCAGACCGGCCTCGACAACACGACTGAAATGAGCATTCCAGGTGTATTCCCCACGCACGACCCTCCACCCTGGCTGGTCATACTCCGGCAAGGGCGGGATGAGATCCGCATCCGCCAACGAGGGCTCGCCGGGAAACAGCCACAGAAATCCGCTGGCCTGCTGAACCGGCAACGGATGGAGACGCGCCCTGGCCGGGATGGCTGTGCCCGGATCGTCAGCGGGAATCAGGCGACAGGCGCCATCGGCGCCATAGGTCCAACCGTGATACGGGCAGCGGAGGCAACCGTTCTCCACCCAACCCGAAGCGAAGCTGGCCGCTCGATGGGCGCAGACATCATGAAACGCGCGGCATCGGCCTTGCTCATCCCGGAACAGGACGTAGCGCTCACCCAGAAGCCGAACGACAAGCGGGCCGGGATCCACCTCCCCCTCATGGGCGACGGCATACCAGTGGTTGGGCAGTGAGGGGGCCGATGGAGTCATGGACGAAGGGCGGCTGACGAACGCTCCAGTTCGCGACGGAGCATCTTGCGATATTCCAGCGACAACAGATCGGAAGCAACATGACTCTCGCAGCGGAAGTCAAGCGGCACGGCGTAGGGACGCTGGCTCTGAACGACACCATGATCCTCCTCATAGATGCTGCGAGAAATCGCGATCGACTTCTCTTCGGCACCCGGCAGCCTGAAGCCGGGACGACGGGGCGAATACTTGATCCAGCGTCCCACCGATGATGTGGCCGTGAGCGGCACACTGGCATGCACGAACACGACATGCATCAGGTCACCGACCCGGGTATCCACAATGTTGAGATTCGGGAAATACAGGCTGAACGTGGTTTCGGCAACCAACTCGGCTGGCCTGCCGCGCAGGCGCTGCAGCACAGACAACCAGCGCGGAACAGGAAGCTCGTAGCGAACCGATGCACGCACATGGCGGTCCTGCTTCACCAGGCCGTAAGGCTCCGACAGAGGTGACGCCTGGGTGGCGAACGTGCTGTTATGCACCCAATAGGCATGGGAGTTATCAAGGGTTGATTCCACAACCCTGGTGAAGTGGGTGTTCCAGGGGAACTCCGCTGAGACCGATCGCCAGGTCTCCGCTGGATACGTGGGCAGATCCGGCAGCCGCTCCGGCTCGGATGGGAGGCGCCCCCACCAGAGCCAGATGAAGCCAAGGTGATCACACACCGGGTTGGCTGACACCAGATCACAGTGGTTGGGATGAACCGTCCCCGGTGGATGGGCCGGGATCTCGCGGCAGTGACCATCTCCATCGAACAGCCAGCCGTGAAAGGGGCAACGCAGGCGTCCGTTCTCCAATCGGCCCTCGCTCAGGCGAGCGCCGCGATGGGGGCAGCGGTCCGCGAACAGCCTTGGTCGACCGTCCTCATCGCGGAACAGCACATAGGACCTACCCGCAAAGACAAGGGGCAACGGCTCCTCGGTCAGGGCGCTGGAGCGTTCGACCGCATACCAGACTTCAGTTGCGAGATGGGCAATCGCCGCGCCCTCCTGCGGTCCTGTCGGGTGATCAGGCAGCATCGGACTCAGCGGTGGAACCACCAGTACACCCCGGCGGCGAGGAATCCCAGCACAACGGCCGAGGCCACCATCACCACCTTGGCGGTGGGGTTGGCGAACACACGGGCCTCGTGATCAACCACGGCCTGACGGATGTGATCGAGCATCTCCTCCCGCAGCCGCGTGAGATCCGATTCCAGGGTGTTGCCGCTGTAGAGCTCGCGCAGGTGGTCGAACACCGAGCGACCGATCACCAGGGAGCGGCCGGGGTGATCGAAGAGCACATCCATCAACTCATCGCGCTCCAGCACGATCATCAGGGTGGGCTCGGACGCCCGGGCGGAATGCTGACGGGGCCTTCCGTCGATCAGCTCCACCTCGCCGAACACGCCGCCGCTGTGAACGCTGGCATCCACGCCCTCACCGGTCTCCGGGTAATCGGTGATCAGATCCACCCCGCCGCGCTTCACCAGGAAGAGGGCATGGCTGGGATCCCCGGCCCGGTACACGGTGGCTCCGGCTTCGACCTCCTGGGCGCGCATGGCGGAACGCACGGTGGGGCAAGCGTAAGGGAGCTGTCAGCGGCCGGCGGCCATGAGTTCTGCGGCCAGCTCCCGCAGCTGACGGCTCCAGGGCAGATCTGGATGGCAGGAGAGGGCCAGATCATTGCTGGCCAGGGTGAAGAGGTCCTGGCTGAGGGGCAGCACGGCGGCCACGGGGATGCCGTAGCTGCGCGCCACCCGATCCCTGACCTCCCCGGCATCGAAGGCATCCGGCACCTTGTTGACCACCATGCGCATATCCGGCACAAAGAGGCGACGGCACACCTCCACCGCCACGGCCGTGCCCTGGTAGTCCTGTCGATCGGGGCGCATCACCATCAGCAGCACATCGGCGATGGCCGCGGTGAGCAGGGTGTCCTCGCTGACGCCCGGGTGGGTGTCCATCACCAGCTCATCGAGGTGCAAAGCCTCGGAGAGGGAGGAGAAGCCATCGTTGAGGCGTTCCACCTCGTAGCCCTCGCGCAGGATTGAGGCGATCGCATCGGGGTCGAGGGAGGAGGGCACGACCCAGAGCCGTCCCGGGCCGCCGCGGCCGGTGTCCACCGCGGCCGCCTCCATCGAACAGCGGCCCATCAGGGCGTCGTTGAGGAAGGGGCCGGGGTGGTCCGCCGATAGGTTGAAGAGCGCGTGCACACCGGGGGATTGGAGATCCGCATCCAGCACGGCCACCCGGCGACCGCTGCTGGCGAGCGCCAGGGCCAGGTTGGCGCTGATGTTCGATTTCCCCGTTCCGCCCCGGAAGGAATGGGCGGCGATGATGCGGGTCACAGACCTGCCGCCTCGCGCGCCAGGAGTGTGCCACGAGAGCCGTCATGAAACTGGCGCAGCGGCTGCTTCTGCTGGGCCTGATGACCCCGCTGGCCGCCATCGGTGTGGGCACCGTGCTCACCATCCAGAGCACCAGCCGCATCACCCGTGAAGGGGAGGCGGTGCTGAGCGAGGAGTTCGACGCCCAGAACCGGCTCAGCCTGGTGCGCTCCTACGAGCTGATGCAGGCGCTGGCGGACTTCACGTCAGGCATGGCGCGCCACCAGACCCGCCGCTTCGAGGAGACGTTCGACGCCCGGGGCTTCCGGCTCGAGCGCGATGACTCCGGGCGCACCCAGCTGCTGCTGCAGGGCCTGCCGCTGGAGGGGGAGGGCCTGAGCGCGGCACTGGAACCGCTCCTGCAGCAGGTGCATTCCTTCCCCGGCGTGCGGGCCTCGTTCTGGCTCCTCGATCGGGAGCCGGAAGGGTTCCGGCAGGTGGCCGCCATCGACGGTACCGGCCGGGCGGTGCGGGAAGCAGCCGCGGATGCAGCGCAGCGGGCCCAGCTGCTGGCGGTGCACCGGGAGGATCAGCCCGACGATCTCGACGCCCGCCGCATCGACGGCACCTGGTACGTGGACCTGGCCACCACGCTGCCGGAGACCGGTGCCGGCAGAGGGGAGCCCGACCGGGCCAGCGGTGCCCTGGTGATCAGCACCCCCGAAGAGGAGCTGGCCCGGTTTCTCGAGCTGGGAACCCGCGTGTTCCCGAACAACGAGCTGCACACCTTCATCCTCCAGGAGACCGCCCAGGAGGGGTTCGTCTGCATGAGCGCCAGCGAGCGCGATCGGGTCTTCTGCGATGACCTGATGACGCAGCTCGATGAGGCGGGCCTGCTCATCGCCCCCCGGCAGGACGGGAGTGGCGGCCGGCCGCTCCACCCCGACGACATTCAGGGGCTTTCGCTGCACTTCCCGACCGG
It encodes the following:
- a CDS encoding HAMP domain-containing protein, whose protein sequence is MKLAQRLLLLGLMTPLAAIGVGTVLTIQSTSRITREGEAVLSEEFDAQNRLSLVRSYELMQALADFTSGMARHQTRRFEETFDARGFRLERDDSGRTQLLLQGLPLEGEGLSAALEPLLQQVHSFPGVRASFWLLDREPEGFRQVAAIDGTGRAVREAAADAAQRAQLLAVHREDQPDDLDARRIDGTWYVDLATTLPETGAGRGEPDRASGALVISTPEEELARFLELGTRVFPNNELHTFILQETAQEGFVCMSASERDRVFCDDLMTQLDEAGLLIAPRQDGSGGRPLHPDDIQGLSLHFPTGPGGSEETYTSYVVPDADWDWLVAVVVPDRELARIAQPLRQATRRVLIGHLPVFTLLLMAATAGTGWWLARRIRRPLTTLADSTAALARGEVVPELEVPGSEDEIDQLVRGFNQMAAAVGRREDLLRRRIEELQESLDVHVDRAGVDARMDELDASGRLAHLESRARQLRRARSARRPDQQAT
- a CDS encoding cyclic nucleotide-binding domain-containing protein; this encodes MRAQEVEAGATVYRAGDPSHALFLVKRGGVDLITDYPETGEGVDASVHSGGVFGEVELIDGRPRQHSARASEPTLMIVLERDELMDVLFDHPGRSLVIGRSVFDHLRELYSGNTLESDLTRLREEMLDHIRQAVVDHEARVFANPTAKVVMVASAVVLGFLAAGVYWWFHR
- a CDS encoding MinD/ParA family protein, which gives rise to MTRIIAAHSFRGGTGKSNISANLALALASSGRRVAVLDADLQSPGVHALFNLSADHPGPFLNDALMGRCSMEAAAVDTGRGGPGRLWVVPSSLDPDAIASILREGYEVERLNDGFSSLSEALHLDELVMDTHPGVSEDTLLTAAIADVLLMVMRPDRQDYQGTAVAVEVCRRLFVPDMRMVVNKVPDAFDAGEVRDRVARSYGIPVAAVLPLSQDLFTLASNDLALSCHPDLPWSRQLRELAAELMAAGR
- a CDS encoding aromatic ring-hydroxylating dioxygenase subunit alpha, coding for MTPSAPSLPNHWYAVAHEGEVDPGPLVVRLLGERYVLFRDEQGRCRAFHDVCAHRAASFASGWVENGCLRCPYHGWTYGADGACRLIPADDPGTAIPARARLHPLPVQQASGFLWLFPGEPSLADADLIPPLPEYDQPGWRVVRGEYTWNAHFSRVVEAGLDTSHAPFVHKPFFPNRNDAAVGPLTIHEESDRVWTHQQVKPPQRMGLLKYILRKDRPFSSSTLTSYLPAVNRIHLDFNWRGFQYIYFASNIPESEGFTRTKWIGLRNFLPQSWADGNSIRNTVTTYEEDRAVVEAQPPGPSWGQHAPELLLASDHLILAYRKRVAAMATLAS